From the genome of Hymenobacter gelipurpurascens:
AAATGATCATACATTTGCATCATCATATGACACCAGCCTCGGCCTCTTCTTCTGTTGACATGAACCTCTCTATTGAGAAGATGGAGAAGGTGGCGTTTATTCTCAAGACCACAGCCCACCCTACCCGCATTGCCATTGTGCAGTTGCTAGCGGCCCAGGAAAGCCTGTCGGTGAGCGAAATCAGTGAGCGGCTCCAGGTAGAGCAGAGCCTGGCGTCGCATCACCTTTCCGGCATGAAGCTGAAGGGCATTCTC
Proteins encoded in this window:
- a CDS encoding ArsR/SmtB family transcription factor; protein product: MNLSIEKMEKVAFILKTTAHPTRIAIVQLLAAQESLSVSEISERLQVEQSLASHHLSGMKLKGILSSHRDGKNVFYSLKMREVVDVIQCLAACTFL